ccattgaaaatgaatgacttctgacTACTTTTATAGCTCTTACCGCCTCCGGTGTGAACGCAGTTTAACACCATAGAAAATGTGCAAAATGTTGCACAGTTGCTTGAAAAGGCTTGCACTGACATTAGAATAGAACGCTGTAACAATTTTTGAGtacttgattatttttttattcaaaatatatggTTTAACAAATTGAAagcaaatacttttaaaatgattttagtaGATCACAACTTGATTAATCCCTAGTTTTAACAGCTTGTCGCACTTGTTGTCACATAGGACCATCCTGCTGTGCCCGGGTCGCCACCCTCTGCTGAAACCCCCCCACCTCAGGGCCTGTCCACCTCTGATAAAGTCCAGTGCCAAGCAGACCGATTCCTCTATGCTGTATTTCGCAAGAAGGGTgagatgtgttttttttcccctcagtgTTCATAGCAAGTGAGGTCATTGTGACAGTTATTGCTTCTAGTACTACTGATCTACATCAGTAATTTTCTCTCAGCTGGAAGGTCAAGCAATGGGCTGCAAAAAacaattgctttattggcatttAAAAGGTTGTAGTAAAATTGTTCTGTATAGCAGTGGCTTACAGACACTTTTCTGCAGCCCCTTTATactgcacattttcattttacacACAAGATTCAGCCCATCAGCAGAGACTCATGGTCCTGAAAGGACCTGATTTTTCCTTCTCCAAAATTTCCACCAAGCCATTGCACAGATGCACATCTTAGAAACAATGGAGATTGtggtacaaaatctgtcatcaCACAAAGCAAATTATGGCATGAACAAACACTGAACAACTACACAGACCCCCAGCACTTTTAGGCCCCGTTTgcactaatatgttttatttttaaaatggcattttagaatgaaaattatCCACACTGGTGCTTcgcctagcatttctgaaaagatctccatccacactatactgctgaaaacacacatcatgtgGCAACACACACTCTCTAGCATGCTCTGCAGCATATGCGGACGTCTGTGCTCCAGACAgacagtcagcgggtgctttgaacACAGCTCCCCCGGTGAGAGCAGCGTAGATCTTCCGCtggagtgcaaagataagttaatgtattaatttatgtaaccacttacactgattctgcatatttgactgattgcttgcctttatgtCCTATATAAAAACCTATTGTTTGTTTATACTTTGATAATggctattattgattattaaaactgatattcagcaaaggaGACAGGGTGTGTTTCATGATTTttgaagaaaatgaaaggaggcagttatgttataagctctgttttgttataaatatgttaaAGACAAAGATGACTAGAGTAGAAAGCTCTGATAATTTATAGTgtgtcagtattcatctgattaGTGCAAGTATACGGAGCTAATGcggtaccagctgtgttcaatcataagcacgtgatcctctcgaaattagtttataaataacttCATTGTATTgtaaagaaagtgaaacaacatgATGTGAATGACATTATACAGTACGCTGTTTTTACCCaatgtgtcctcgggagtttgctTTCCATATAAAACTTGCTTCATCTAAACTTAAGTAAAAGGGTGCAAGACtaaactttgtgtaggctacttaatattgaggaaaaagccccaatcagatgttTGCAGCCacacctccattttcagatgtctgtGTTTTTCCCCATCCatactgacacggagcagcagcgttttcaTACAAAAccggcctcttcagcattttaaaaaagctcagttttcagggctcgaaaactccggggtagtgtggacagaaggtgtaaccgtagcaaaacttatgcgttttaaaactaatacgaattaggccctgtttacactaataaatTTTAGTTTGAAAACGCATATGTTGTGTTACGCCATGCGTCCACACCAATCCAGAGTTTTTGAGCGCctaaaactgagctttttgaaaacactggagaggccattttcattttaaactgctgctgattggggctttttcctcaatagtAGCCTACATAAAATTCAGTCTTtaatcctctccttgtaagttcagactttgcaagtttgatatggaaaacaaactcccgaggacgcGTCGGGTTactcttcaaagggaacagtgtactttataacctcattcacatcaccctggctacattgtttcactttattagcaataaaatcaaaacatgatataaggaactgcccattttcattttgatattagaaAATTAACAGATATTAGAAATGTTGAGGCATTGTGTAGCTACCTaattatatgaccgtcatcttcactgtatacatatttataacaaaacggagcctgtAACAtgactgcctcctttcattctcattgaaaatacgaaacataccctcttctttgctgaatatcagttttaataatcagtaatggccattataaaagtataacgtataataggtttatacaatataggacaTAAAGGCAAgcgatcagtcaaatgtgcagaatcagtgtacgtggtgacataggttaatatattaaattatctttgcgctcagccaaaaaatgttacctgagaacaagtaatagattcaaaaattATCAcgtttaaatagtttaaaaatatagtgagattacatccagcagtagatccttgatgaacagtccgatgtGCACGTACGCTGCATCGCATGCCAAGTGCatatgtgtggtcacgtgatgtgcgtttttttagcgttattgaccttattcttaaaTCCGGAAGTGCGCTCTTTTgcgatttgttttagaacttccgattcagctgcctctgggagaaatgactaggaataataaatggcagaaaacggtcaaactacttattctacaaacaagtgtttgcatgacaatacagacaaagtagaataatataataagaaaatatcagtttgcaacaccaagcagcaaaacgagctgtttttaacgtttaaaaattaatgcaagtgaatgagaccggaagtctcgagccaaaatgattcaaatggctgcgccagCTCGTACGCAGAAAATAAGGTGAATTGTGTGGATGGAcagttgttcagaaatgctgggtgaaatgccagtgtggacgcggatcaaTTTCATTccaaaacgtattagtgtaaacggggcctctgTTTAAATAGGGCCTTAAAGGGttatgaaacccccctgtctcagcagggtgttttcacacctctagtttgaaaaaaaaaagtcaggaaagaaGGTGTGTCCAGCTTTGTTTCGGTGGGAATGTCAAGTGGCAAAAGAgtgaagggtttgcatgaaaagagaGTTTCATCACGTGCATAAAAGAGAATAATAATTTGCACATcatcaacacaaacacagatgctgGGGAGATGGACAGTGATTCGTAGAGCAGCATTtactgagagctgtgtggaagtggaggactGTTGATGATACTATATAATGTTGCCATCTGAaaattgtagtgatattactgtaaactttgtAACTTCATTCATTTTGACTAACCATTTCACTCGTACGATCACACCAGTGTTAATATAACATTAGAGCGCACATCATCAACTGCTCGTATTCAAATGTGATGGCTCGCACTGAGGCACAGAAAGAAGAGTATGCTGCCTGTCATAAATCAAAATTCATCAGttatttcaaacaaacaaatacataactaCCAGCAAACTATAACATTgaaggtttgtaaaatacacacagATGTCAGAGAtggcattaatatttatttttaaatgtaactggaCAGTTTGCTACACACTGACTTTTAGTATatagtaggcttgtgccggtattcggtaatgtgataaatcacggtaatgaatatgcacgatattgttatcgcgggcacttcaaaataccgtgaaaaataatagatccgaatttatattcttagaacgcgccttagcttattttccatcaaccgcttgaagaaacactgcataTATGCTACGCAGAACTGATGcacactctgatgtaaacaatccccacatgtagaagcactgtgtgcacgcagtgcgcgccgccgctgccactgctctctaatcctcacacgaagaagaagcatggcggaaggagaaACGCTGctgacaatttatcccccttcaaaaagggtaaagtcagaggtttggaaatattttgggttccaaaaaaatgcagaggtattgctgatcgaagacggtttccctttgcacattcactttgatataattgctcaagtttacttttatattgtgtattgttttatttatatttatttgtatttaaatgtttgaagtacttttagttaataaaaagatattaaagttactaagttgacgaaactgaagttttttgtgttttacctgtttctctagtaaaattacaatatcgtgataataccgtataccgtgataaaagctcaatcaattaatagcagcatgaaaatgtgataccggcacatgcctagtatatagtatatttttGCTAGATACTATTACTTTTACATGTACGCTACTCCTCTCCCGGTTAGTCTCTTTCATGTCGTTTGGAAGGAAATGATGAATCCAGCAGCTCTGTCTGATCTTCTATGCCGCGTAGGCTAAACATGATCCATCAGCCATCATAAATCAAAGAATATGatcctttttaaaatgtttttaagatgAAATGCATGTTCTTACACGTATTTGGAAATCGGAATATtagatatttcacaatataattctgacatttgtcaatatttgcagaaaatgGAAAAAGAAGCAAAAAACAATATAAGCGAGGGTTATATTGTGGGGCTGTAGTATGTTACGTAACAATCTTGAAGCAATGCTATGGGAAATTTAAGAGAAGTGTTCTAAATAATggttactataaaaaaaaaaaactcacacagGTCAGCTAGAGTATTTAGAAGTTATGCATGAAAGAGCCAAggtatatctttaaaaaatgaaagagTATTgttgacgatactaactaactttgccatgtgaataaacataaacaaagaacattaatCACATGCCACATTTGgaatcaacacgaactggaagcgaactttttttttttaaggcgaCTGGTTTTGTTAAATCATGTTTTGTAATATTCAGAAAACATAATGTATAGAAATATAAACACAATCAGCATGTATTGCTTTGTTACACACTTTTGTGTGTACATCTGTAAAAAGTATGATGGACCATGAAGCGTGTTGGATGGCAAGTAATTGTTTATCAGCTGTAAATCCAGAAAATGTGTTTAAGACAAACATGCTAAAGCCATGAATTCTAAATTTTTACATGAAGTACATAGGATGAAAACTTTAACTGATTCTGTGGTGTTTAATTTTTCAGAATTTCCTCAGAGCTGCGATTCGAGTATACCACTGGTTGCACAAGAGTTGATGCGCAGAATGATTCGGCGATTTGCCTTAGAGTATGCATGTAAAAGTCAGACTCATGGAGACCTGAATGGACTAAGTGACAATTCTGAACGTCTCCTTAGCCAACCAGATCCTGATGGGCCTCTGGACCTCACTGTCAGCAGAGCTTCTCCAGCCCTTCAAGGTATGCACCACAACAAATCATCGTTACTTTAGAGGAAATCAGATCACTTCAGAAGATCGGCACACTACATTATGGATACAGATTCAATAGTGTAGCTCTGCAGTATCAGATCATtgtataaaatcttttttttttttttttcttcttcagagaAACACATGTCACATTTTGATTCATTATATCTATCTCTGGAAGTCAGCCAACtctgaataaacataatttaCACTGCATTAGTTGTGGTGAtaaaagcattcattttaaatttgtgattgttcttttttttctcttatagTAGATGGAGTACTTGACCTCTCTAAGAAAAACACACCTTCTGAGAATGAAACACTGCAGATAAGTTCAGGGTGAGTACTTCTACCTTATCTGTCATGTTTATTAAATCGAGTGTTTATATGTTTGTATTAAAGCCGAAGGAGAGGTTAGTTCCATGTCTTTTTTTAATCAGTAATATTTAATacgttttttttgtctttgtttcagTTCTATGTTATCTGATTATCTGATGATGTTGTGTGAACAAAATGTACTCCTCAAACTTGAATTAGTGGTTGTTTTGTTGCACTGCCAAAGGGTTGACTCTTTTCTAACTTGTTGGAAGGTAACGTCACATTTGCCAGCAGTCAGGGGCTTTACTTGTTCGTTTGTGCTAccgttatttattcatttgtttatttatctattaattgGTTTATGCAGCATTATTTTCATGAGACGTAAATACATGAGTTTTACAAAATGCATCTGCATTGCAAAGATACTGGAAGTACTCCCATAGCTGCTTGTCTTTCTTCACACAATTGACAAGAGACTGTCCTTCCAAGAAGTATCGTTTGCAACCTAAGGCCAAAAACAATCCCTGTTTACCCCCAAACAACTCAAAGGCTTTGTGTTATGCAGACAATTGAGAAGCGAGTGATGTTACCAAAAGACAAGGCAGTAAAGGAGTGGACCCTGAGTGCGTCCTGTCATTGGTCCACTCACCCGTTCGTTTCTCATCCTCCCACCTACCTCCCCTTAGGAGACCAATCAGTGAGGACTATTTGGATCGCAGCTCTGAGTTTGCAGAGGGCTTGCTCTCGAAAGCCTTGAAAGATATTCGGTCTGGATCACTGGATATTAACAAAGCAGCCATACTTTACGGGATACCTCAGAAAACCTTACAGCTTCAGACAGAGGCCTTATTACCGGAGAGGAAGGCAGGAGAACCACGTGAGAACGGCAGGAGCACAGAGGCAGTGTGGCCCACCAGTGACACACGACTTGTCCTACAGAAGGTAGCAGCATGGGCTCGCTCACAGTCTGAGCAATCTGAAGTaagaaaattaaaatttacatCACCAGAGCACACAGAGCTGAAGTTCCCGGCAGCCGTTACTGCCTCGTCATACCTTCACCACTTAACCTTGCAGAGGATGGTCTCACAGTTACGGGAGCAGAGCGACGGGTCTCTCTGCAATGCAGAGCCAGCCACATCTCCTCACAGTCCTGCTTCAGGGCCGACTGCACACATTCGAATCCCTCAGGTACGCTTCAGTGCTCAGCCCAAAGCCCAGCTGGATCTGGTTGGCCTGGTGGATGCTGTGTACCAGACCAATAAAGCCTCTGAAGGCCCCACTGCTTTCCACAAGCTGAAGACTATTCTCCCTAAACAGGGCTTGGTTGAAAGCCACTCAGGCCTTGAGTCACGTCTGCTGCAGGGTGACTTGCCTCCGCTGTGTCTGAACAtaaaaaatgggagtgttggcggGAGCGTGACCGGAAGTCTGGTTGACTGTGGAGATGATGACCGTCGAGACAAGCAGCCACGGAAAAAGAGGGGGCGCTATCGCCAATATGACCATGATATCCTAGAGGAGGCAATAGCCATGGTGATTGGTGGAAAGATGAGCGTGTCGAAAGCTCAAGGCGTCTATGGGGTTCCACACAGCACCCTTGAGTACAAGGTCAAAGAGCGAACCGGCATGCTCAAGACCCCACCAAAAAAGAAGATCCGCCTTTCTGAAGCTGCAGCTTCAGGCTCCGGAAAGTCAGGGACAACAACCAATGCCTCATCAACTGCCTACAAACAGTCTTAACTCAAAACCAAAACTTCAGCTATTTTCTAGAGATGGTTTTAACTAAAACATCGCCTATACTACAGCCAACAGaagttatctttttttttttttttttctaacttgCAGTCAGGACCTCATTTAGACTTGAAAGATACACTTGAATCCTCAACCACAGATTAAATGGTACCTTTTTCAAGTCACAAAACATGCCTTTAAAAATCTATTCAGGGGTTATTCACTGTGGATatctatatgaatatatatatttaaaatattgtgaagCACTGTTGATTTTTAAGTTAATTACAGTTTGAAAACTAAGAAATATTCAGGTTTTGTTCATACATAAGCTAAACTCAGCTTAATGATTGTTTTATTCAGCTTTCACAGTGATTAGTCTGTGTAGTGACTGATCATTTCATTTCAAGTCTAGCAACAGTATTTTTATGGTGTCTGTGTGGCAACCTGGTGACAGCATGACTGTAATTTGTTTAAATCCCCAGTGGGAAATGTTCATCCTTTATATGCAGCGAGTAGATATAGGTACAAGTTTCCACTCCAGCAAAGGAACAACactgtaaatatgtttttaaggACTATTATTGCTTATggctattttttgttgttgttgttgtataacAAGGTTAATAATATCAGTTTCATAAAGTATTAATGAAATCAGGACTGTTGCCAGATCATTGGAGTGAAAGCTTGGACCAGCTCAGGCTTTTTGTGGATGATACTTGCCACATTTTCACCAattgggaattttttttaaatttatttttgttcagaTATGCCTAATTCTAtataaactgttttgtttttgtcttgccccTTCCAAATTTTAGCTCTGCAAATCTTCTCAACAGATCATATGGGCTAACTTTGATATGCAGTGTAATGCATGTCTTGATAATGCACAGGGGAAATGCTCGACAGCAGTCTCAGTATATGTTTGTTTTACACTCagtactatattaatatttattttgtattgttaatATTATCTGAACTACTGAAAATATCTCCATGTTTTCTTTGCTGATTTAGAATTATACTGTGTAGAGTTTTGTTGTTCCTCACACTAAAGACATCCTTGCATTTTCTTTCCACTGTAACAAAACAGTTCAGGGTCATTTTGCCACTCCATTTACACACTCCATGAACGAAGCAGTTCAGAGTAGGGTGCAGCTGATTTGGATCAGAATGTTTCTTGTCCATATTCCATGATGCACTTATCATGGGGCAGATATTGAGCCTGATTCAAGTGCTGCTCTGAATTGCTTCGTTTTGTCCAGGTTTCTGTGGTTTTGCTGCTCTtgctatgttgttgttgttgttgttctttagtCAATGAATACTAATTACTGTAGCTTTTAATGACCTGTTTTATTTTATGACACTTGTAATTCAACTGGTAATTATAAGTCCTTATTTATAGCATGGACCTGTTTTTATTACTCAGTTTAGAAGCTTGCAAGATTCAGTTGCACTTTACAAAATATGCACATATATTTGTGATACAGGTGATGAAGGATATGGCCATGTTCCTTCTTGAATGACATCTCTCTTTAGCATAGTTCTGTTATCTCATTCACAAGTATATTTGTAATGCTTTGCAAAGTGTAGCTGAAGCAATATGTGAATTTTGTGATTTGAAGCTTTGGAAATGTAAACATTTCCATATGcaattttaatgtatatttgtgTTGTGAATGTTCTTTAATGGTTTACCTCTTGTTGTTCCTCAAAAGTTAAATTTCCCTCCACACTAAAACAAACAGATTTACTTATGTATTCCTAAATTTAACAGCTTAAAAGCATTTATCAAATCACCCTGAATGTTGCTCATAGCTCTTAAAATTAACAACACAGTGCCTGCTCTTATAGCTACTGCTCAGTCGTTCTGCAGGCCAGTAGCAATTTTACAAATTAAAtcctctggaagaaaaaaaaatcaggtatTTATGTACTACTTGTGTGGATCTTGTATAAAATCAGTATAACTTTACCATGATTTccaatgtaacaatttttttttttttgttgttttttttttttttttttcttcagtttttatcTCGGGGATAGATGTCACAGGCACAGTTTCACTTTTAATTTAAATGGTGGCGTTAATACCATgcacatttctttttaaatcacaTACATGGTCAGTGCTGCACTCTTGTATTTATATTACATGGGATACTCATAGGCTAACTTTGGAGAATGTTATTCGCTTTAATTTCAATGCTATTCTAGCTTCAGAATTCTAGTGTCCTATGTAATTTCAGTCCAAAAAACTTTGTACATGTAAAAACATAGTATTCTCAGGTTAATAGCAGTCTTATAAATACAAATAGCatgatttaaactttttttatatgaaaataagGCCCTTAGAATTTTGTTAGAGAGCCATATATATGGTTGATTTCAAAGCAAACTTGTTTTCTCCCATATTTTGAGACCAGCATGTGTTCAGGACTGGTCTGGCTCACAAAAGCAAATCATAACATTTTACAGCTTGATTTATTATGGATTCATTAAGATGGATAAATATCACCAGTTTAGGCCTTTCTAAGTATGTATTATTTCATATTCATAACGGATGCAGGATATGAATCATTTTGCAATCagttatttatgcatatattcgTTGCACTAAGgttgattaattttttttgtactatTCCCTTGTTCTGTAATTGTATTTGTGTTATTTCTTTTAATGTAATCAGAATATGAAGTTTAAATGTTGTGTTGGTTTTGTGTTTAAGCACTTTGTTGCTCTTGCACATTGATATGTGAAATGCTTTACTGCACTTGCATGCATAAGTGAGTTTCCTGTCCTGTAATGTTCCTTCACATATAATTAATTTACCCCAGGCAAGTTAATATGTTATTCTTTATGACTTTTTAATCAACATAAAATGCAAGAAAACAACTAAAGAAAGCTAATCAgcccttttaaaacatttatttgtgtctcaaatatttatatttgatgtggtctcttgaaatgtttttttttttttacattttaaggaaTAGGATAatgttaaaagaaagaaagaattgaaTTAATTGTAAAAAGGTGGAATACTGAAGGCATATTAATCCAGTGTGTTTTTAACtatgatatatttaaaaatatggaaCTTGGGAGACTTTgggaatttgttttaattttaaatctgCAAATTGCCTGGAAATGTTTGTGATTGGTTTTTGTCAAGACACATTGATTAATcaggaaaaaaattattcaggtTTGATTGAAATAATTATTCTGTACTTATAGTTTTCCTGAGTGTAAGCGTTACTACAATCGCCATCCTTTGCCTTCAAGTTACCAATAAAAAATAGTTCCATGTttggagtttttttctttttttttgcttaaatttgGGAGAAATTGTGAGGGGGTAGCTCAATTTTGAAGAGCTGTTTGTTTCAAGTAATGACTTAACCCAGTTTATTTATGTAGTTCCTTAGGATCAAGTGTGGAAGACAAGTCCAGTCTGGAGACTGAAGATGGTTCTATAGTTCCTGAGGTCTGGAAAGTCACTGTGTTGGAGAAGGTCCTGTCTTCACTTTGTTCCCGTCATAGATTACTACTCGCTCATATTTTAAAGTATGTGCAGGAAGATTACAAGATCTCATTATCTTTACGAAATGCTCATGGAAAACAGGCTGGATCCCTTTGTTGCCATCTTCATAAAAAACTGCTTAATGAAGCCTCGACACTTGCATTAGGTGACTGTTCAGTAACTGCTGGCATTTGTTGCAGAACAGCTTGTGAGCATCCAACATGTGCGTTTTCTCCTTCATGTGTCTCTCTGAGGAACAGTCATGGCCATTCCTGTCAAAATACAGTAGTTGCGTGTGTTGGCCAAGCTATCTGTTGTAACCCCAATGATTATTGTACTAATTCAAAACCACTCTCATGCCAGCATCAACACAATGGTGATCATACCTACATTTCTCATGCAAGTGGTGCTCCAATCATTCCAGGTGGTAGTAACTCTCATAACGGACATAAAGGAAGCCGTAGCCCCTCTCCACCACCACTCTCACCAAAACCTGTGGACCTGGACTATAAAATAGCAGTCAAGCCCAGTGTCTTTCCAATTCAGGAATTCAAGACCCCAAACATAGCACCTCCCTCTCTCCTACCTCACAGAATGGAGAATGAAGAAACAACTTTACACTCCAGCACTTCTCTTCATGTGGGATCTTCTGATGGATGTTGTGAAAAGGTTGTAACATTGCAAACACAAGCAGAGAAGGATGACCACCAGTGTGGATCTTTTATTGGAGATCTTATGGACAGAGTCACTGAACAGCTCAAGAGTATCCAACCCTCTGAGAAGGAACAAAACATTACTGCACATGCCAGTCAAATCTCCAGGATAAGAGATGACACTCATTTGACCGAAATTATAACAACCGTGTTGCATAACAGTAGTGATAAAGATTATAACCTTAATGATCTTTTACAACAGCATGTAGCCACAGAACAGCAATCACCTCAGACACGTTCCCGTAAAagatttgaaactttagttgCCATGAGCAAATCATCTGACCTTCCGTCATCAAGAAGACAAAGCTTACAAATCAAAAGAGACCTGGCCAGACTTAGTCCATTTTCCAAGAGAAATACAAGGTTGGATGGGAATAGAGGCACAAAAACGGTTAAACCTTTGGAGCTAACATACTCCCTTATTGAACAACCTCAGTGTAGTAAGTTGAACAGGACGGTGTACACAGAATCTGTAAATGATACTGGAAATATGACCACatatgcagaaaaagaaaagacagaatATAAACAAGAGAACCAAGAAACTCACATCCAGCATGTTGTTAAAGAACAACTGCCTCCTAATGAAAGAGCACAGTCACAAAACGCAGAGAGTGACCGGAAGATGAACGCAAAAATCCATAGAGAGAAATGTCTGGCTGTTCAATTTGAAAGGACCAGAAGAAATATTGTTCCACCCCAGCGTTTCTCTTCCTATGTTACTGAGCCACGAAAGATGTATTTTGCAGCCTGTTTCTCAGAAAGTATATTCA
This genomic stretch from Danio aesculapii chromosome 1, fDanAes4.1, whole genome shotgun sequence harbors:
- the lcorl gene encoding ligand-dependent nuclear receptor corepressor-like protein isoform X2, with protein sequence MATQCRSSKCTAERKGFRRELDSWRHKLIQCVGFESILEGIYGPRLLQDLNIFDECEPEDLDDWSIDANCSFCNLQLEKLNDHPAVPGSPPSAETPPPQGLSTSDKVQCQADRFLYAVFRKKEFPQSCDSSIPLVAQELMRRMIRRFALEYACKSQTHGDLNGLSDNSERLLSQPDPDGPLDLTVSRASPALQVDGVLDLSKKNTPSENETLQISSGRPISEDYLDRSSEFAEGLLSKALKDIRSGSLDINKAAILYGIPQKTLQLQTEALLPERKAGEPRENGRSTEAVWPTSDTRLVLQKVAAWARSQSEQSEVRKLKFTSPEHTELKFPAAVTASSYLHHLTLQRMVSQLREQSDGSLCNAEPATSPHSPASGPTAHIRIPQVRFSAQPKAQLDLVGLVDAVYQTNKASEGPTAFHKLKTILPKQGLVESHSGLESRLLQGDLPPLCLNIKNGSVGGSVTGSLVDCGDDDRRDKQPRKKRGRYRQYDHDILEEAIAMVIGGKMSVSKAQGVYGVPHSTLEYKVKERTGMLKTPPKKKIRLSEAAASGSGKSGTTTNASSTAYKQS